Proteins from one Catenuloplanes atrovinosus genomic window:
- a CDS encoding sulfotransferase family protein, with product MTEPTGPRLAPWVDPVNAVLGVADPLIRASSRFDALRRGARWSTGLRDDGDEEFLDGMRTLNEHIQAADLTPMGRLAMRAEVSRRLANRMRVRHTLRTRPGIAAAPVSRPIFVTGLPRTGTSLLHGLLGHRTGARAPMFWELLHPAARGAEAAGRRAAARMLATLYYAMMPAMRTIHPLAATEPEECVFLLPHNGVHLTRVPMPGYRAWYAEHDFRPDYRFLRDQLRVLQRGASPQWVLKTPCHLGNLDALLDVFPDAVIVTTRRDPAVALASWCSFCEATLRMHNRTVDLHGIGALWLEFWSGAAARATRVRERSPDRFVDVAYEDLVADAAGSTAAIWERLGDGLSAGERAALDAHAARDRRRNPGSHRYTLDRYGLDASTVRAAFDRTAVSVPG from the coding sequence ATGACTGAGCCGACCGGCCCGCGCCTCGCGCCTTGGGTCGATCCGGTCAACGCCGTGCTCGGCGTGGCGGATCCGCTGATCCGCGCGTCGTCCCGGTTCGACGCGCTGCGCCGCGGCGCGCGCTGGAGCACCGGCCTGCGCGACGACGGCGACGAGGAGTTCCTCGACGGCATGCGCACGCTGAACGAGCACATCCAGGCCGCGGACCTGACGCCGATGGGCCGGCTGGCGATGCGCGCGGAGGTGTCCCGCCGGCTGGCGAACCGGATGCGCGTGCGGCACACGCTGCGGACCCGGCCCGGGATCGCCGCGGCGCCGGTGTCCCGCCCGATCTTCGTCACCGGGCTGCCGCGCACCGGCACCTCGCTGTTGCACGGCCTGCTCGGGCACCGTACCGGCGCGCGGGCCCCGATGTTCTGGGAACTGCTGCACCCGGCCGCGCGTGGTGCGGAGGCGGCCGGCCGCCGGGCCGCCGCCCGGATGCTGGCCACGCTCTACTACGCGATGATGCCGGCGATGCGGACCATCCATCCGCTGGCCGCGACCGAGCCGGAGGAGTGCGTCTTCCTGTTGCCGCACAACGGCGTGCACCTGACCCGGGTGCCGATGCCCGGCTACCGGGCGTGGTACGCGGAGCACGACTTCCGCCCCGACTACCGCTTCCTCCGGGATCAGCTCCGGGTGCTCCAGCGCGGCGCGTCACCGCAGTGGGTGCTCAAGACGCCGTGCCACCTGGGCAACCTGGACGCACTGCTGGACGTGTTCCCGGACGCGGTGATCGTCACCACCCGCCGCGATCCCGCGGTCGCGCTCGCCTCCTGGTGCAGCTTCTGCGAGGCCACGCTGCGCATGCACAACCGCACGGTCGACCTGCACGGCATCGGCGCGCTGTGGCTGGAGTTCTGGAGCGGGGCCGCGGCCCGGGCCACCCGCGTGCGCGAGCGGTCGCCGGACCGGTTCGTCGACGTCGCCTACGAGGACCTGGTGGCGGACGCGGCCGGCAGCACGGCCGCGATCTGGGAGCGGCTCGGCGACGGCCTGTCCGCCGGGGAGCGCGCCGCGCTCGACGCGCACGCGGCCCGGGATCGGCGCCGGAACCCGGGCAGCCACCGCTACACGCTGGACCGGTACGGCCTGGACGCCTCCACCGTGCGCGCCGCGTTCGACCGCACCGCCGTGTCCGTCCCCGGCTGA
- a CDS encoding GlxA family transcriptional regulator produces MTIRLSQVAVLVAERASAFEVGAVTELLGPPHYDVTICAESGGTALRGGMLAPAAGLDPLTAAGTVVVPDRPLEIEPGTAVLDALRGARARGARMIAFGGGVFTLAAAGVLDGRRVTTHRDLAQTLRDRFPAVRVEPDSLFVDDGEVLTAAGSAAALDLGLHVVRTDHGAEVCCAVAKRLAFPVHRDGFQSQSVERPLPAVRDESVTPLLTWAQARLHEPIGVADLAAAAGISVATLHRRFAGQVGVTPLAWLTRGRLLIACRLLERGETRMEVVARRSGLGTASHLRTVMRRELGMTPSAYQRRYAGAPAH; encoded by the coding sequence ATGACGATCCGTTTGTCGCAGGTGGCCGTGCTGGTGGCGGAGCGGGCCAGCGCGTTCGAGGTCGGGGCGGTCACCGAGTTGCTCGGCCCGCCGCACTACGACGTGACCATCTGCGCGGAGTCCGGCGGCACCGCGTTGCGCGGCGGCATGCTGGCGCCGGCCGCCGGCCTGGACCCGCTGACCGCGGCCGGCACCGTCGTCGTCCCGGACCGTCCACTGGAGATCGAGCCCGGCACCGCGGTGCTCGATGCGCTGCGCGGCGCGCGTGCTCGGGGCGCCCGGATGATCGCATTCGGCGGCGGCGTCTTCACGCTGGCCGCGGCCGGGGTGCTGGACGGCCGCCGGGTGACCACCCACCGCGATCTGGCGCAAACCCTGCGGGATCGATTCCCGGCGGTACGGGTGGAGCCCGACTCGCTGTTCGTCGACGACGGTGAGGTGCTGACCGCGGCCGGCAGCGCCGCCGCGCTCGACCTCGGCCTGCACGTGGTCCGCACCGACCACGGCGCCGAGGTCTGCTGCGCGGTCGCGAAGCGGCTCGCGTTCCCGGTGCACCGGGACGGCTTCCAGTCGCAGTCCGTCGAGCGTCCGCTGCCGGCGGTCCGCGACGAGTCGGTGACGCCGCTGCTGACCTGGGCGCAGGCCCGCCTGCACGAGCCGATCGGCGTCGCCGACCTGGCCGCCGCGGCCGGGATCAGCGTGGCCACGCTGCACCGCCGGTTCGCCGGGCAGGTCGGCGTCACGCCGCTGGCCTGGCTCACCCGAGGCCGGCTGCTGATCGCCTGCCGGCTGCTGGAGCGCGGCGAGACACGGATGGAGGTGGTGGCCCGCCGCAGCGGGCTCGGCACCGCCTCGCACCTGCGCACGGTCATGCGCCGCGAGCTGGGCATGACGCCGTCGGCCTACCAGCGCCGGTACGCGGGCGCGCCGGCGCACTGA
- a CDS encoding DUF6318 family protein, which produces MTVQKVLAGRYELRTPFGVGPHGTTWRAIEAETQAAHAVKILSAEYAQDERVVARLLREAPALRERVHRRWLPVQRVLVDDHTVALVSELIDGTDLRRRLARSWSLSIPETLAVAVPCAGTLAAAHAKDVVHGNLKLSNILLVDGGGEVRITDARLALLTRRVDDDKLEEPDPAADVHRFGELLYEMMTGRPVPEDEGAEPALPEPAGPELTALLHACLSPASGDRPTASDLAVRLRAAQEASGVTPESTSGAYVGRRRAGAAEPEAEPPARPAATPAPRTEPGWNSPSGSGANRVPRVQTAVALTGLIPPGPLRPPAAKPALPAPPTPPAPAGPRRTGTPGQLPPAPRKAPVPIDAPAPRVRPVPVDEPEPRVRPVPVDGPEPRVRPVPVDGPEPRERPVPIDVPGPRKKPVAIEPAASRDEPEAAGAQRVAAPAATEPPPPAPAVEMPVAAALPVLPAAPARPEPETEPARAEGENATSPAPAEGRSATSPAPAEGRSATSPAPAGPAPLVGRVTPVGAPASADASSERATPEGPEAPGGDRVPRAAVAPGTVAPAPAPAPAPAPAPRTVDSGTAGSTTRTAAEEPGTPARKVDPAAAAGPTAPTAPVQPSRPARPSGRPSTWAPPAAWTEPATPADRTRPSGPTPATPAASAPRGLPGAPADRARPADQVPRITDAGQAAPVRRALPGTPSRPASSPAPADPASPPAPADRAAPAARAASADRAVSADRAVSADRAVSADRAVSADRAVSADRAVSADRAVSADRAVSADRAVSADRAVSADRAVSADRAVSADRAVSADRAVSADRAVSADRAVSADRAVSADRAVSADRAVSADRAVSADRAVSADRAVSADRAVSADRAVSADRAVSADRAASADRAASADRAASVDRAVSADRAVSAGRAASARPGAPVEPEERSGATTVVTPVTPGAVPVRPGRRTGGGERAAGRRRQPLAVTGALATAVATGAVVLAVTYASTGGGPVPSPVPPAGQVSTSVSGPVATGLATEQSSAGAKVFVPYWFSTLDHALSTGDTGSLAAASDPSCVACGAAVQAIRDAYDGGGAIRDAGYVVRSVNPDSFFTLDRPILRVVVDRSPGTVVGPDGRPGRALPRLTFLSCQVTLTRAGDAWVVADIQTTAPLA; this is translated from the coding sequence ATGACGGTGCAGAAGGTCCTGGCCGGCCGGTACGAGCTGCGCACTCCGTTCGGAGTGGGCCCGCACGGCACCACCTGGCGCGCCATCGAGGCCGAGACTCAGGCCGCCCACGCGGTGAAGATCCTGTCCGCCGAGTACGCCCAGGACGAGCGCGTGGTCGCCCGCCTGCTGCGCGAGGCCCCGGCGCTGCGGGAACGGGTGCACCGCCGCTGGCTGCCCGTGCAGCGCGTGCTCGTCGACGACCACACCGTGGCGCTCGTCTCCGAGCTGATCGACGGCACCGACCTGCGCCGCCGGCTGGCCCGGAGCTGGTCGCTGTCGATCCCCGAGACGCTCGCGGTCGCGGTGCCGTGCGCCGGGACGCTCGCCGCCGCGCACGCCAAGGACGTGGTGCACGGCAACCTCAAGCTCAGCAACATCCTGCTGGTCGACGGCGGCGGTGAGGTGCGGATCACGGACGCCCGCCTCGCGCTGCTCACCCGCCGGGTCGACGACGACAAACTTGAGGAACCGGACCCGGCCGCGGACGTCCACCGCTTCGGCGAACTGCTCTACGAGATGATGACCGGCCGCCCGGTCCCCGAGGACGAGGGCGCGGAGCCGGCGCTGCCCGAGCCGGCCGGCCCGGAGCTGACCGCGCTGCTGCACGCCTGCCTGTCCCCGGCCTCCGGCGACCGGCCCACCGCATCGGACCTGGCCGTCCGGCTGCGCGCGGCGCAGGAGGCGTCCGGCGTCACGCCGGAGTCGACCAGCGGCGCGTACGTCGGCCGCCGCCGCGCCGGCGCCGCTGAGCCCGAAGCGGAACCGCCGGCCCGGCCCGCGGCGACGCCCGCACCGCGTACCGAACCCGGCTGGAACTCGCCGTCCGGCAGCGGCGCGAACCGGGTGCCGCGCGTGCAGACCGCGGTGGCGCTGACCGGCCTCATCCCGCCGGGCCCGCTCCGCCCACCGGCGGCGAAGCCGGCGCTTCCCGCCCCACCCACGCCACCGGCCCCGGCCGGCCCCCGACGGACCGGCACTCCCGGGCAGCTTCCACCGGCGCCCCGCAAGGCGCCGGTCCCGATCGACGCGCCGGCGCCGCGTGTGCGGCCGGTGCCGGTGGATGAGCCGGAGCCGCGTGTGCGGCCGGTCCCGGTCGACGGGCCGGAGCCGCGTGTGCGGCCGGTCCCGGTCGACGGGCCGGAGCCGCGTGAACGGCCCGTGCCGATCGACGTACCGGGGCCACGCAAGAAGCCGGTGGCGATCGAGCCGGCGGCATCGCGTGACGAGCCGGAAGCGGCTGGTGCTCAGCGGGTCGCGGCACCAGCGGCCACGGAACCGCCACCTCCGGCGCCGGCGGTGGAGATGCCCGTCGCGGCGGCCCTGCCGGTCCTTCCGGCGGCGCCCGCGCGCCCGGAGCCCGAGACCGAGCCGGCCCGGGCCGAGGGAGAAAACGCGACGTCGCCGGCCCCGGCCGAGGGACGGTCCGCGACGTCGCCGGCCCCGGCTGAGGGGCGGTCCGCGACGTCGCCGGCCCCGGCCGGTCCCGCGCCGCTAGTCGGCCGGGTGACGCCGGTGGGTGCGCCGGCTTCCGCGGACGCGTCGAGCGAGCGGGCGACGCCGGAGGGGCCGGAAGCCCCGGGCGGTGACCGGGTGCCGCGTGCCGCGGTGGCGCCGGGCACGGTTGCGCCGGCGCCGGCACCGGCACCGGCACCGGCACCGGCACCGCGCACTGTGGACTCCGGCACGGCCGGTTCCACGACGCGGACCGCCGCGGAGGAGCCCGGCACCCCGGCCCGAAAGGTCGATCCGGCCGCCGCGGCCGGACCCACGGCGCCGACCGCGCCCGTGCAGCCGTCCAGGCCGGCGAGACCGTCCGGGCGGCCCTCCACCTGGGCGCCGCCGGCGGCCTGGACCGAGCCGGCCACGCCGGCCGATCGGACCCGGCCGTCCGGTCCGACCCCCGCCACCCCGGCTGCCTCGGCGCCCCGAGGGCTTCCCGGCGCTCCCGCTGACCGCGCCAGACCGGCGGATCAGGTCCCGCGGATCACGGACGCCGGACAGGCCGCCCCGGTCCGCCGGGCGCTTCCCGGAACACCGTCCCGTCCGGCATCGTCGCCCGCACCGGCTGACCCCGCATCGCCGCCCGCGCCCGCCGATCGGGCCGCGCCCGCCGCCCGCGCCGCGTCTGCTGACCGGGCCGTGTCTGCTGACCGGGCCGTGTCTGCTGACCGGGCCGTGTCTGCTGACCGGGCCGTGTCTGCTGACCGGGCCGTGTCTGCTGACCGGGCCGTGTCTGCTGACCGGGCCGTGTCTGCTGACCGGGCCGTGTCTGCTGACCGGGCCGTGTCTGCTGACCGGGCCGTGTCTGCTGACCGGGCCGTGTCTGCTGACCGGGCCGTGTCTGCTGACCGGGCCGTGTCTGCTGACCGGGCCGTGTCTGCTGACCGGGCCGTGTCTGCTGACCGGGCCGTGTCTGCTGACCGGGCCGTGTCTGCTGACCGGGCCGTGTCTGCTGACCGGGCCGTGTCTGCTGACCGGGCCGTGTCTGCTGACCGGGCCGTGTCTGCTGACCGGGCCGTGTCTGCTGACCGGGCCGTGTCTGCTGACCGGGCCGTGTCTGCTGACCGGGCCGTGTCTGCTGACCGGGCCGCGTCTGCTGACCGGGCCGCGTCTGCTGACCGGGCCGCGTCTGTTGACCGGGCCGTGTCCGCTGACCGGGCCGTGTCCGCTGGTCGCGCCGCGTCGGCCAGGCCCGGTGCGCCGGTCGAGCCGGAGGAGCGCTCGGGTGCAACGACCGTGGTGACGCCGGTGACGCCCGGGGCCGTGCCGGTGCGGCCGGGAAGGCGTACCGGTGGGGGTGAACGGGCCGCGGGCCGGCGGCGGCAGCCGCTGGCGGTGACCGGTGCGCTGGCGACCGCGGTGGCCACCGGTGCGGTGGTGCTCGCGGTCACCTACGCCTCGACCGGGGGCGGGCCCGTGCCGTCGCCGGTGCCGCCGGCCGGCCAGGTGTCGACGTCCGTGTCCGGGCCGGTGGCGACCGGGCTGGCGACGGAGCAGAGCAGCGCGGGCGCCAAGGTCTTCGTGCCGTACTGGTTCAGCACGCTCGATCACGCGCTGAGCACCGGCGACACCGGGTCGCTGGCGGCCGCGAGCGATCCGTCCTGTGTGGCGTGCGGCGCGGCGGTGCAGGCGATCCGGGACGCGTACGACGGTGGTGGCGCGATCCGGGACGCCGGTTACGTGGTGCGCAGCGTCAACCCGGACAGCTTCTTCACGCTGGACCGCCCGATCCTGCGCGTGGTGGTGGACCGCAGCCCCGGCACCGTCGTCGGCCCGGACGGCCGGCCCGGCCGCGCGCTGCCCCGCCTGACGTTCCTGTCCTGCCAGGTCACGCTCACCCGGGCCGGGGACGCCTGGGTCGTGGCGGACATCCAGACCACGGCCCCGCTCGCCTGA
- a CDS encoding cupin domain-containing protein, protein MSFVLPAQGLHVPAGEGPARWFSGDVYTVKLEAKATNGTVGLIEASVPPGGGPPPHIHNHADETFYLLNGELEFLEGDRTFTARTGDLVFVPRGATHRFLNTGIRPATMLFFYTPGGPEGLFLEGGDEPRPGVQVEPWGPERFGDHMTALLDKYDNVILPPAEPGRDG, encoded by the coding sequence ATGAGCTTCGTACTGCCCGCGCAAGGCCTGCACGTTCCGGCGGGGGAGGGGCCGGCGCGGTGGTTCTCCGGTGACGTCTACACCGTCAAGCTGGAGGCCAAGGCGACCAACGGCACGGTCGGCCTGATCGAGGCGTCCGTTCCGCCCGGCGGTGGCCCGCCGCCGCACATCCACAATCACGCGGACGAGACGTTCTACCTGCTGAACGGCGAGCTGGAGTTCCTGGAGGGCGACCGCACGTTCACCGCCCGGACCGGTGACCTGGTGTTCGTGCCGCGCGGCGCGACGCACCGGTTCCTGAACACCGGCATCCGCCCGGCGACCATGTTGTTCTTCTACACCCCGGGCGGGCCGGAGGGCCTCTTCCTCGAGGGCGGCGACGAGCCCCGGCCCGGCGTCCAGGTGGAGCCGTGGGGGCCGGAGCGCTTCGGTGACCACATGACCGCGCTGCTGGACAAGTACGACAACGTGATCCTTCCCCCGGCCGAGCCGGGCCGGGACGGCTGA
- a CDS encoding alpha/beta fold hydrolase, with amino-acid sequence MTQKNYVLIPGAWHGAWVWQPVARRLREAGHRALALTMPGVDGDDPSGVTLADAVDYVVDTITRYDLRDVVLAAHSWGGYPATGAALRVPDRIAEVAFVSAVVPEPGVSQADELPAQLGAFVRATIAASGTVPIDLDSVRTVMLPDEPEPVRRMVYELLVPHPGRYFLDALDATALGVPARYVLARDDRALAKPGAVFAARLGVAPVLVPGGHETLLTHPDEVAKALL; translated from the coding sequence GTGACACAGAAGAACTATGTCCTGATCCCCGGCGCCTGGCACGGCGCGTGGGTGTGGCAGCCGGTCGCCCGGCGGCTGCGCGAGGCCGGGCACCGCGCGCTGGCGCTGACCATGCCGGGCGTGGACGGCGACGACCCGTCCGGGGTCACGCTCGCGGACGCGGTCGATTACGTCGTGGACACCATCACCCGGTACGACCTGCGCGACGTGGTGCTGGCCGCGCACAGCTGGGGCGGCTACCCGGCGACCGGCGCGGCGCTGCGGGTGCCGGACCGGATCGCGGAGGTGGCCTTCGTGAGCGCGGTCGTGCCGGAGCCCGGCGTCTCGCAGGCGGACGAACTGCCCGCGCAGCTGGGCGCGTTCGTCCGCGCGACGATCGCCGCGTCCGGGACCGTGCCGATCGACCTCGACTCGGTACGGACCGTGATGCTGCCGGACGAGCCGGAGCCGGTCCGGCGGATGGTGTACGAGCTGCTGGTCCCGCACCCCGGGCGGTACTTCCTGGACGCGCTGGACGCCACCGCGCTCGGCGTGCCCGCCCGCTACGTGCTGGCGCGCGACGACCGGGCGCTGGCCAAGCCGGGCGCGGTGTTCGCGGCCCGGCTCGGCGTCGCACCGGTGCTGGTCCCGGGCGGCCACGAGACGCTGCTCACCCACCCGGACGAGGTGGCGAAGGCGCTGCTGTGA